GATGGAGGCGCTGGCCGAGCGGGCCAAGCGGGCAGGGGACCTTCTGTCGACGCGGGTCAATGTCGATCGTGCCGATCAGAACGCGCGGCTCCTGCGCTCGATGGACGAGCGGTCGGCGGCGCAGCTTCGTCTCCAGAAGACGGTCGAGGGCCTGTCGGTCGTTGCGATCAGCTACTACGCGCTGGGGCTGGTGGCGTCGCTGCTCTACCCGTTGGGCGTGCGGATGGGCTGGTCCAAGGAGATGGTGATGGCCGCCGTGGTGGTCCCCGTCGTCCTTGCGGTCTGGTGGGCCGTTCGCCGGGTGCGCAAGGGCATCGACCGCTGAGAGCCCGGCCCGTTCGGGGCATCGAGCCCCGTCCGTCCCGGCGAGAGGCGCTGCCTCGCGCGCTCTTCGGCATATTTCCGGACCATCGAGGGCCCGCGCGCGCCCTTAGGCCAGCCGGATCAGGCTGCCCGCGCCGTGTTCGGTGAAGAGTTCCAGCAGCACCGCGTTTGGCACCCGTCCGTCGAGGATGACCACGGCCCGCGTGCCGCCCTCGAGCGCGGCCAGCGCCGTCTCGGTCTTGGGGATCATGCCGCCCGCGATGACGCCCTCGTCCGTCAGCGCGCGCACCTGCGCCGCCGTCAGCGCGGTCAGCACGCGGCCGGTCGCGTCCTTCACCCCGGCCACATCGGTCAGGAGGAGGAGCCGGTCGGCGTTCAGCGCGGCCGCGACGGCCCCGGCCGCCGTGTCGCCGTTGATGTTGAACGTCTCGTCGTTCCGGCCCGTGCCGATGGGGGCGATGACGGGGATCATTTCGTCGCGAAAGAGACTGTGGAGCAGGCGGGCATCGACCTCGGACGGGGTGCCGACGAAGCCGAGATCGGGGTCGGTCTGCTCGCAGGTAATCATGTCGGCATCCTTGCCGGTCAGCCCGACGGCGCGCCCGCCGGCGGTGTTGATCGCCTGCACGATCCGCTTGTTGACCTCGCCCGCGAGCACCATTTCGACGACGCGCATCGTCTCGGCATCGGTAACGCGCTTGCCGCGCACGAATTCGGATTTGACGCCCAGCCGCTCCAGGAGCTGGTTGATCATCGGGCCGCCGCCATGGACGATCACCGGGTTGATGCCGACCGTGCGCATCAGCACCACGTCGCGGGCGAAGCTGGCCATGCCGTCATCCGAGCCCATGGCGTGCCCGCCGAGCTTGATGACCACGACGGCATCGTCGTAGCGG
This portion of the uncultured Jannaschia sp. genome encodes:
- the argB gene encoding acetylglutamate kinase, giving the protein MKTRDDMTRDNAAIARTLNEALPYLTRYDDAVVVIKLGGHAMGSDDGMASFARDVVLMRTVGINPVIVHGGGPMINQLLERLGVKSEFVRGKRVTDAETMRVVEMVLAGEVNKRIVQAINTAGGRAVGLTGKDADMITCEQTDPDLGFVGTPSEVDARLLHSLFRDEMIPVIAPIGTGRNDETFNINGDTAAGAVAAALNADRLLLLTDVAGVKDATGRVLTALTAAQVRALTDEGVIAGGMIPKTETALAALEGGTRAVVILDGRVPNAVLLELFTEHGAGSLIRLA